The Calditrichota bacterium genomic sequence ATTGCCGGGGCGCAGCCAGACTCGCGCTATAGCGGTCTTGCGACGTCCGGTCTTGTTGATCTTATCGCCTTTCAAGAAATCTCCTTAACGCGCACTGGCGGCGGATGCGGGCGGAGCCGCGACATCTGACGTCTGCGGATTCTGTGCCCGGTGCGGATGCGCCGGTCCGCTGTAAATCTTCAACTTGCGGATCAACTTACGGCCGAGCGGGCCATGCGGGAGCATGCCCCATACCGCACGGCGCAGGACCCACTCAGGGCGCTGCTCCATGACGTGGCGCATCGGCAGAATGGTCGAACCGCCGGGATGGGTCGAGTGCCGGAAATAGGTCTTGTTATCGATCTTGCGACCGGTGAGGGCGATCCGCCCGGCATTGACGACCACGACGAAGTCCCCGGTATCTGCATTCGGCGTAAAGGTGGGACGGTGCTTGCCGCGCAATATGGTCGCGATCTGTGTAGCCATCCGACCAAGCCGCTGCCCATCAGCGTCGAGTAAGACCCAGCGGGGCGTCAGGTCGCCTGCCTTTGGGAAGTAAGTTCTCAAGAATACTCCAAACCAATTTGAATCTTACAATATAGAGTCAGCCGCTGCCCCTGTCAAGGCGAAGCAGGGCAACTTGGACGGCGTTGGGTATAAATCTGTAGTCTGGATCTTGCGTGCCGCGCCCAAAGACCTGTAGTTGCCCGCAACAACCTCAATATGGAGAATAACTCTTGGCAGGACAAGTCCTTTTGTCTATCTTAACAGGCTGTGTGCGAATCTGTCCGACGGGGCTGTCCATGGCCCTGACGATCCACTATCTGCTTGCGGCGAGCCTGCTTCTTGCAGCCGAGCCGCTGGCAATGCGAGACCGGCTCAAGCAGGAAATCGCAACCCTTGAGCGCAAGATTGGCGATGCTGATCGCGGGCACCGCAGCGCTGTCGAGCAGTTGCAGGACATCGAGCGGACTATGGAACTGCGCAGACGACTCGTGCAGGAACTGGAGCAGGAAGCGACTCGCGCCGAGGAGCGACTGCGACGTATCGGGCGTAAGATCACTGCTCTCGAACGAGACATCGCCCACCTTTCCGATACCCTCGTCCGGCAGGAGAGTGAAATGGTTGAATTGAGGCGGGAATTGGCCGGTCGGGTGCGAGATCTCTATTTCCGCAGACCGCGCGACCGGCTAATGCTCCTGATTTCCACCCGGCGCGCCTCTGATATGGCCCGCCGACGGAAGTATTGGGAATCAGTCGAGCGCTTCGATAGGCAACGTATAGAGGAACTGACCCGTCGGAGGGAAGAGGTCTCGCGAACACGATCCTTCCGTGCCGATGCGCGAAAAAGCCTTGAAGTCGAGCAAGCCGCACACACCGATGGGCTTAATCGTCTGAGCGCTCTCCTGCGTGAACGACGCAATGAGCAGGAGGCGCTTGCCCGGCAGAGGCGTGAGCAACAGGATCTCGTCCGCCGAATCGAGGCTGATCAGGTCGAATTGCGCAAACTGCTCGAGGAGCGTCGTCGGTCGCTCCTCGAAATCGAACGTGAAATCGCCCGTCTGCAAGAGGCTCCACGCACCGAGCCGCCTCCGGTTGGTCCCGGTGGACCATTCCGATCGTTAGCCGGAAAGTTACCCTGGCCGTCGGAGCGACGCAAGGTCATCGAACCATTTGGACCGAGCCGCCATCCCCGACTCGGGACGACGACGCTTAACCCCGGGATCGACATCGAAGGCGTTGCCGGCGAGCGCGTCCGAGCGGTTGCGCCGGGCCGGGTCACCCGCATCACATGGCTTAGGGGATTCGGAAACACGGTCATCATCGATCACGGTGAAAGCTTTTACACAGTTTATGCCCGGCTGGGCGAGATCGAAGCGGTCGAAGGCTCCCTCGTCAGCGGCGGTCAGCCAATAGGCCGGGTGGGCGATACCGGTGGCGCGACAGGTCTCCACTTCGAAGTCTGGTCGAAGCGGGAAAAGCAGAATCCGCTCGATTGGCTTGCTCGATAAACTAAAGAATACAAGCGACTTATACTTGCAGGACGCCATTCCATTCCCCGGCGCGATCGGTCACCTCTTAGTGCGGCGAAGATTCCAACGGATCATTACCGACGGTCGTCTGGCTCACGGCTACATTCTGGTGGGGCCGGACGGCATAGGTAAGATGGCATTGGCGCTTGAGTTGGCACGAGTTTTGAATTGTCGGAGAGAAGCGGCGGAGTCGTTCTTCGGAGAATGCGACTGCAAGGATTGCCACCTGATGCGGCGTTTTGAGCATCCGTGTTTGATACCGGTTATGCCTCTGCCGAGGCATGACCCCGATGTGGAGGACGCCGCGCTCGAGGCGGCGCGGAAGGTGATGATCGAATACAAGTCGCTGCTTGCCGACGATCCCTATGCCCGGCTCGACTTTCCCGCAACCGGGCGCATACTTGCAGAATTAGTGCGAGGTGTCCGGCATACGATGTCGCTGATGCAGGATACTGCCGGTGTCCGGGTTATTGTCATTTATCCTGCCGACCGGATGAACGAGACCGCTGCCAACTCGCTATTGAAGTTGCTCGAAGAGCCTCCCGACCGGAGTTTGCTGCTGCTGTTGACGGACCGACTGCGCGACCTGCCGCAGACCATTTTGTCGCGTTGTCAACAGATAACGATGACGCCGCTTGCGCCGGAAGAGATTGCCGCTGCCTTGACGACGCGATATGGGATCGATCCCGTGCGGTCCGGGCCGCTAAGCCGGCTCGCCGGTGGCAGCCTTAGGCGGGCGCGCGAACTGGCTGAAGGCGACCTCGAGGCGCGCCTTGACGACGGCCTCGAGTTCCTCCGCTCGGCGGCGATAGCGCATCCGGAGAAGTTGTTCACGGCGCTGGGTGCCTGGACAGCACTTGATACCCGCAAGGAACTCCATGACCGGCTCGAAGCGGTTTCATATTGGATTCGGGAAGCACTCATAGCCGGAACCGGAGATACTTCAGCGGGCAGTTCGGCACCTTCTGGAACCTCGACCGGGGAAGTGGCATCGCGTATGGCATTACGCTACTCATTCGATGCGCTGGCGGCACTTCTCGATGAGATCGAGCGCACCCGGCTGGCTATCGAAGCCAATGTGCCGGGCAATCTTGCACTTATGACTTTAGCGATAAAGATATCCCGGATGATGAGATAGACGCAATGGAATTTGAAACAGTCGCACCGGTTGGTATTGCCAGCCGGGTAATGGTGCAATTCAAAGGCAACCGACGCGGCTTCTATATATGCCCGCCCGGGATGACGGTTCGCCGGGGCGATCTCGTTATCGTCGAGGCGGACCGCGGTGAGGACGCCGGCGTTGTCCGGTGTGCAATGTCCTGCACCGGGAGCGTCGTCGAAGAGGCTCCAGCCGTGCTTCGCTGCGAAAATCCCGGTGATGCCGAACGTATTCGGCATCATCGTCAGGTCGAGCCGGAGTATATGAAGCGGTGCCGGATCTTTACCACCCGACGCGGCCTTCCGATGAAAGTCGCGGATGCCGAAGTCCGGTTCGACGGACAAAAGATCACCTTCTTCTTCACAGCGGAAGGTCGCATCGACTTTCGGGAACTGGTGCGCGACCTGGCAAACTCGTTCAGGGTCCGCATCGAACTGCGCCAAATCGGAGCCCGTGAAGAACGCAAACGCGTCGATGGATATGGCATCTGCGGTCAGCGTCTCTGCTGCGTATCTTTCCTTGAGAGTTTCAAGCCGGTTACCACGGGGATGGCTCGGACGCAGCAC encodes the following:
- the rplM gene encoding 50S ribosomal protein L13, with amino-acid sequence MRTYFPKAGDLTPRWVLLDADGQRLGRMATQIATILRGKHRPTFTPNADTGDFVVVVNAGRIALTGRKIDNKTYFRHSTHPGGSTILPMRHVMEQRPEWVLRRAVWGMLPHGPLGRKLIRKLKIYSGPAHPHRAQNPQTSDVAAPPASAASAR
- a CDS encoding stage 0 sporulation family protein; this encodes MEFETVAPVGIASRVMVQFKGNRRGFYICPPGMTVRRGDLVIVEADRGEDAGVVRCAMSCTGSVVEEAPAVLRCENPGDAERIRHHRQVEPEYMKRCRIFTTRRGLPMKVADAEVRFDGQKITFFFTAEGRIDFRELVRDLANSFRVRIELRQIGAREERKRVDGYGICGQRLCCVSFLESFKPVTTGMARTQHLLLNPAKLTGACGRLKCCLAFEVDNYEGVCPVGALRFSELMTEEIGDLPNE